The DNA region TTACAAGTGAACTTGTCAGAAGAAGAACTCTTACATCTTCGTTTTTCTCCGACCATTCTATAATTGTTCTTAACTTTTCTTCTCTGACTTTCATTTTGTTTGGTTCGGTTTTACTATGTCGTACAACGGTTTGGGGCTTTGCGAGGGCGGGGATTTTCAGCAGAAAATCTCGACCGAAGCACTAAGCTACAAATATAGCGAAAATCTCCAACGGAGTATTTTCGCCCCGCTCTTGCAAAACCCTTGTTACCTGCTGGCTGTGTTTTTAGGTTTGGATATTATGTTATCAACTTCTTTTTTCAGATAGTTTAAGTTGATTTTGTATTCTTCCGAATTGAGTTCGTCAAATTGTAATTGTTCGATAAACTCAAAAATATCTTGAAGTTTTCTACTTGTCAGATAATATTGTAAAACCGTTTCATTGATTTGATAATCAGGATTGAGTTCATAATATCTTTTGATAAACAAATCAAAATAAGGTTGCTGATAAATGCTGAAAATATCGGCTTCGGGTGGTGCAAACTTTATTCCTTCCCAATCCAAAAGATATAATTTTTGTTTGTCTGTGATAAGATTCCAATGATGAATATCTGTATGACATAAACAATATTTTAAATCTTTTTCCTTTAAAGCATTTGATAAATTATACCATTCGTTGATTTGATTTTTTATAATTGAAAGATTAGGTTGCAGTACCGTTTTGATTTCCGTTTTTAGTTGGTCAAGGTTTTTGTCTATCCAATTGTTTAGTTTAGAAATAAACGAAAGGTCAAATGTTTCAGAAATCTGCGAAAGGTCAAAAGGAGTTTTTTTTAAATGATGTAACTGACTGACAATTTCGGCTAATTGAGTTATTTGTTCTTTGGTTAAATTTTTTTCTCCAACTGTTTCTCCTTTAATGTAATCAAACAAAACATATATATAATTTTCATCTTCGCACCTAAAATCATCAGATTGCGTTTTAATCAATCGAATGATTTTTCCTTTCAGCAGAGTTTGATTATCAAGCCAATCCACAATGGGAAGATAAAGGTCGATGTGTTCCGTTAAATAAGAAGTTGATTTTCGACTTTTTTCATAAACTTTTAAAAAATAAAAATGCTCGTTTTCATCTTCTATTTTATAAGCCAAAGAAGCCCAACCACCTTTTTGTTTAGAAATTGTGTTTGTTTTGATAAGATATTTTTGTTGCAATGTTTTTATCAATGTTTCAACCATTTTATTTTGTCGGATTTTTGGTTTCAGCTTGCAGGTAACGGTTCGCGGCTTTGCGTTCGGGCGGGATTTTTAGCACTGCACTTGATACGAAGAACCACAGTTCAAATTTAGCACAAATTTTCATACGGAGAACGTCCCCCCGCCTGACGCAAAACCGATGTTAGCGGCTGTACTTTTGTCAGAGTTGAATTGTCCGTTCTATGTTTGTCTGCTCTAAAAAGGTTTCATCGTGCGAAACCACAATCAATGTCCCCCGATATTCGTTAATAGCTCTTGTCAAGATTTCAATGTTTTGTATGTCCAGATTGTTGGTTGGCTCGTCCAAAATAATAATGTCAGGCGATTGATTATTGATTGTTAAACAACACAACATTAAACGCATTTTTTCTCCGCCACTCAAAGCGTTGCAAGATTTGTCCCAATCTTCTTTGGTAAACAAAAATCGGTTAAGCCTGATTTTGATTTCGTGTTCCTGTAATGCCGAAGTATTGAATTGTTCGGCTTGTTCGTAAACTTTCAGTTTGTCGTCAATCAGCGAATAGTCTTGGTCAATATAAACCGATTTGTTGTCTGCTCTGTAAACTTTTCCTGTTTGTGGTTCTATGTTGCCTAAAATCAGTTTTATCAAGGTTGTTTTACCTGAACCGTTTTTGCCTTTTAAAGCAATGCGTTCGCCACTTGTGATTTTAAAATTTAGGTTTTCTGTCCAAAGCGGTTGTGTGTCGTAACTGAAATTGAGGTCATTAGCCGTAAATAGAATTTTGCCTTTGTGCAATGCAGAATTGTCAAAGCCGAATTTCATTTTGTCAATGTCTGGCAACGAAGAACGTAGTTCCTGCAATTCCTGTGAAACACTACCGATTTTTTCAGTGTGAACACTTTTCATTTTTGATGTGCTGTTTTCGGCATTGTTTCGTAATGTGTTCATCATAATTCGGGCAACACCTGCTTTTTCCTGTTTCTTTTTTCCACGACTATCCAAACGATTTTGTCGTTCAATTGTTTTTCGCTCCTTTTCTTTTGCCTTTCTAAGTGCTTTTTCTTTACTCTGAATATCTTGGCTTAAAGCATTTTGTTCAATTTCTTTTTGCTCCTTATAAAATTCATAGTTTCCGCCATAAACTTTAATTTCATTTCTGTTGAGCTCATAAATAGGATTTAATAATTGAAGTAACTCTCGGTCGTGGCTAACGATTATAAAAGTTGCTCTTGAAGTTTGAACGAAATCGTATAGTAAGTCTCTACTGGATTTGTCCAGATGATTACTGGGTTCATCTAATAAAACAAATGATGGTTGATGAATAAATAAACCAGCAAGAAAGACTTTTGTTTTTTGTCCTCCACTTAATTCGCTCAATTTTTGAGATAGTGATAAATCAGATATATCCCAATAGCTTAGGGCTTCTTGACATTTTTCTTCTATTGTCCAATCGTCATTTAAAAGACTATAATTCTTTTCATCTACACTTCCGCTTAAAATTTTGTGTAAAGCATTGAGCTTAGTTTCAACTTGTAAGGCTTGTGCAATGGTTAACTTATTAAACTGACCGAAAATTTGAGGAATATAGTAAGGTTTAGCCTGGGAAGTAATTTGACCTTCATCAGGTTTTAAATCCTTAGCGATAAGTTTTAACAAAGTGGATTTTCCAACGCCATTATTGCCAATTAATGCAATTTTATCGGATTGGTTTACTGTCATACTTAAATTAGTAAACAGCGTATTTTTATTGGGATGTGAATAGGATAAATTTTGAATCGTAAGCATAATTAATTTCTTTTTGAGTTTAACAAAAGTGGGAACCCAATTTTTTGAGCTGATTGTTAGATTGTCTAAGAAATTAATTTTTACATTTTCCGCTTACTTTTTATTTATGGTACAAATATAATGTTTTTTCTGAATTACCTTGTTTCGTATTGCCGATAACGGTTAGTATATGAAAAGTAGGCGATTTCGAAGTGCCAAATTTTCGGTTAAGCACAAAGTATAATACGAGCCAAAAGCCTTGAATTTACTACTGTTTCGCCTATTTTTTATATACATTGTTAGCGGGTCGTTGTTTTTGTTTATCAGTCATTTATGTGTTTTTCTATTCCATCAATAATTGATTTCCAATCATCAACGTGTAATTCGTGTCCTGTACCTTCAAGGGTGATTAGATTTGAACCTTTTATTTTTTCTAGTAAAAAACCTGCATTCTTATAATGCCAAATTTTGTCGTCTGTTCCGTGGATAATTAAGGTGGGTTGTTTGATTTCGTTTAATCTGTTCCAATATTCTTCACCACCTTGCAATGCAGCGTGATTGAACATACTTATATAATTGTTGGCTCTATTGAACTCAGCTCTTATCAGTTTTTCACTTCTTTGTTTGTCAAATTGTTTCTTGCCACTCATTAATTCTGCACCCTGAATTAAATAGTTTACCACACTGTCTTCATTTGTCCAATTGACTGTACCTGCTTTACTATGGAAATCTAAAATACTCGTGTCCATTTCAGGTATAGTTGGGTCTGAGTCTCCCCAAGGGCCTGATGACATAAGAGTTAAGGAGTTAACTCTGTCGGCAAACTTTATTGATGCTATTTGAGAAATTAGTCCGCCCAAAGAAATCCCCACAAAATGTGCTTTGTCAATCTTGTAGCCATCCAATATTGAAATAGCGTCATTAGTTAAGTCAACAATATCGTATGGAGTAGAACCTGGTTCATAATTAGTGGATTTTCCTACATCTCTGTTGTCGTAACGAATAACAAAAAATCCTTTTTCAGATAATTGTTGGCAAAATTCAGTGTCCCAATACAGCATTGATACGGTTGCACCTGCTACCAAAAGGATTGCTGGATTTTTCTTATTTCCAAAACTTTCCGTACAGAGTTCAATGCCGTTTGTTTTAATTATTTTCTCTTTCATTTCTGTTTTCCTTTGTTTGCAACTGATTATTATCAGTCCTAAAATTAATATCCAAAGTAGTTTTTTTTTCATTTATCAATGTTTAACTGTTATGCTGGTATCTTTCACAATGCCCGCTAACGTTTGGCAAATTGGCGATGGAGCCGACTTTTAGCACAAATGTTGAATAGAATTACTAATCTTCAACATTGCACAAAAGTTCAATAGAAGTACTTCACCGGCTCTATTGCCAATTTGTTTGTTATGTGCCGTTTTATTCCATTTTATACATTTAACAATTGCTGAAACGTAAAGTCGGGTTTAAACATTTCAATTTCGTTTTGAGTTGATTCTTCTTGTGCTTCTTTGCCATAAGCAAACATTTGCTGTTCATAATTTTCAATAGCCTCTTCAATGCTGTTAAATTTCCCATTGGTCAGATTATCCGACAATATCAAGGCATCCATCAACCCACTGTTTACGCCTTGTCCTGCAAAAGGAGGCATCAAATGAGCAGCATCTCCAATCATCGTTATGGGTAATGGACGCTTACTTTTCCAAGACTTATCTAAGGGAAATATTCGTGTCGCTAACCCTACAAAAGATGATGTCAAACGAATCAGTTCTTTGTAGCGTTCGTCCCAATCGGAAAATTTTTTCAGGAGAAAATCAACGACACTATTTCTGTCTTGAAAATCTACCCGCGTTTTGCTTTTCCATTCATCAGGTGTTTTAAAACTTATTCCAAAATGCAATGCACCATTATTATTAGGATTCGCAAATAATAAATTACCTTGATGAGCAGCCATTAGCCGGTTTCCATTGCAAAGCTGAAAAAATCCAGGACAGTTCACCTCCGGTTGATGAATATCGGCTTGTATATTGAAAGTACCTGTTTCTTCAACTTCCGTGTCGGTAACAAATTTTCTTACTTTAGACATTCCACCATTGGCAATAATAACCAGATCTGCTGTTTCACTCGATTTATCCTCAAAAGTTAGTATCCACTTCTCCTTATCAGGTTCAAGGGTAACAAGTTTTCTATCCCAAATGACGGTATCATTTTGTAAACTATTTAATAGGATAGTCCTTAAGTCATTTCTGTTTATTTCAGGATTGTCAAAACGATTTTCGGGTCTTACATTTTTTGTGGTTAAAATATTGCCCTTTTCATCAACAATATTTACACCCATTGGTAAAGCTAAGTCATAATAAGTTTGTAACAATCCCGCTCTTTTCATTGCTTCCTGTCCCGAATCCCTGTGCAGATCAAGTGTCCCACCAAAAATCCTTGCATCTTGGTCTTTGTCTCTCTCGTAAACTGTAATGTCCACGCCGTTTTGCTGTAACAATCTCGCCATTGTTAATCCAACAGGCCCGGCACCAATTATTGTAATTTTTTTATGTTTTAGTAAAGTCATATTCTTGTTCGCTGGTTTTAATGTCAACTAATGTCTGTCAATTTAATCACTTTGTTTTTTTTAAATTCAAACACGGATTTTCCTGATAACTTTAGCTTTTGCCCTTTTTTTAAGCCGTTCGGAAAGTCAATTGCTAAAATTGCTGTATAATCAATTTCTATTTCAGTGCTGTTGTCAAAATGCCTAAACGATTTAACTGTCTGTGTTCTCTTTGCAAAGTATGTTTTTGCTGTTTCTGCCTGTTGTTTAAACGCTGTTAACCCTTTCAGCGATAAACTTATATCATTATTTTGAATGTTTTCAAAAACAATATTATCGTCAAGGTCTGCAACCATTTTTTTGATATCAAATTGGTTGTATCCATCGATGTAGTTATTGATGATGTTTACTCTGTCGGTCATATTTTGTAATTATTTATCGGTTACATATTGGTGTTGTCTGTAGGTTGTTCTACGATAATTGCCAACTTTTAACTTCTATACGAAGGAACATGTTGGGATACTTGAACTTTCGATTTAGCGCCAACACGAGCAAACCGAAGTTAGCACCTACTCTCTATTCAGCATATTTTTTAAAAATACTTGTGGCAATGTGTCCGCCAAAACCAAAAGTATTACTCATTGCGTAATTCACTTGCCGTTGTTGTGATTGGTGTAACGTCAAGTTAAATATATCCCTATATTCAGGTTCAATATCTACCGAATTGATTGTTGGCGGAACAATGTTATTCTGAACAACGTATAGGAAGAATAAACGCCCTTTTCACCCAAGTCCAACAGCTTTGGACCGCAGTTGACTCTTTCGACACCCCTGCGATGCAACCCAATCCGGCTGACGGGGAGCCAGCAACGCTGAAAATTTACCCTCCTCTTTCCCACTAGCGGCTCCTTTTCCGACAACCAGCACGGCGGATCCCTGCCGCGGCGCTGTGAACGCAGCATTTTGATTGGTATCGTTGGCCTTCAGGCTCGTCAGTCAAACAGACCCAGGAGCAGCTCAGCCGGTGGCGCCCGGCTTTCGGGTAACGCCCTGGTCCCGCTGGTTTCGGCTTTGTGCTTCAGGTGATCAAGGATCTGCTTGATCACTATAGGGTCTTCAATGCAGGCGATGACTTTCATGGCGCCGCCGCAGCCGCTGCAGGTCTCGATGTCGATATTGAAAACACGCTTGAGCCGTTGCGCCCATGTCATCGACGCTCGCCGTTGTGCTGGTGTTGCCGGTTCATCAGCCACCCTGACCTTGTTGCCCCTGCCCCGTTTTGCCGGCGTGACCAACGCCCGGTGCCGACTGTTGGGTGCGAACACCCCGTGGAAGCGGGTTAGGTTGACTCTGGGCTTCGGTACCAGGGCGGCCAGCCTTGCAATGAAATCCAATGGTTCGAAAATGACGTGCGTGGTGCCGTCCCGGTACGGCGTCTTGAGCTGGTAGCGCACGTTGCCGCCTCGTGTTAACGACAGCCGCTTCTCGGATACCGCCGGGCGGCTGATGTACCGGCACAGCCGTTCGAGCTTCTTGCGTTCATCGGCCCTGGCCGCCACGCCGGCGTGCAGGCTGGACCCGGCTACCTTGCCAATCCCGTCACCGAACGGATCACCACTGGTCGGCAGAGTTTGCAAAGTGAACACCTTTCGCCCCGCCTGTGAACCGACAGCGATACGGTAAGTGATCGAGTGCCCCAGCAGGGGTGTCATCGGGTCGTCATCCACCGCATCCGAGGCCAGATAGCTGTTTTCGACATCCCGTTCCAGCAGGCCTTGCCGTTCCAGATAGCGACCCACCCGGTGGGCGATGGTGTGCGTCAGCTGGGTGAGCTCTGGGCTGGTCGGCGCCTTGACCCAGCGGAAACGCGCTGAGCCGTGGGATTGCTCGACATACACACCGTCGAGAAACAGCATGTGGAAGTGAACATTCAGATTGAGCGCCGATCCAAAACGCTGGATCAGGGTGACCGCGCCCGTCTTGGCCACTTGGTGGGTATGGCCCGCTTTCTTGACCAGGTGCGTGGCAATGACGCGGTAAACGATGCCCAGCACCCACCCCATGATCTCGGGCCGGCTGGCAAACAGGAAACGCAGCTGAAACGGGAAGCTCAACACCCACTGACGCATGGGTTGTTCAGGCAGTACTTCATCAACCAGCAAGGCGGCACTTTCGGCCATCCGCCGCGCCCCACAGCTCGGGCAGAAACCGCGACGCTTACAGCTGAAAGCGACCAGGTGCTCGGCGTGGCAAGACTCGCAGCGAACCCGTAGAAAGCCATGCTCCAGCCGCCCGCATTGGAGAAATTCTTCAAATTCCCGTTGCACATAGCCCGGCAATTCCTTTCCCTGCTCTGCCATAAGCGCAGCGAATGCCGGGTAATACTCGTCAACGATCTGATAGAGAAGGGTTTGCTCGGGTCGGTGGCTCTGGTAACGACCAGTATCCCGATCCCGGCTGGCCGTCCTGGCCGCCACATGAGGCATGTTCCGCGTCCTTGCAATACTGTGTTTACATACAGTCTATCGCTTAGCGGAAAGTTCTTTTACCCTCAGCCGAAATGCCTGCCGTTGCTAGACATTGCCAGCCAGTGCCCGTCACTCCGCGGTCTTCACTGCGTGATCGAGTTGATCGACACCCGCCGTGACACGCTCCATGAAGTGCCTGCCTGCGTCTGTTAGCCGAACGCCCCGCGCATGGCGCTCAAATAGCAGGACACCAAGGTTATCCTCCAGCGCTTTCACACGCGCGCTGACGCTCGACTGGCTGATACCAAGTGCCTTGGCCGCATGCCGAAAATTCAGATGCTCGGCGACGGCGATGAACTGAACAAGGGAAATGAGCGGTATCCTGCCAGACAGGATACCGACATTCACGAGGTTTCGATGGTTAGTGCGCCGCATCGGAGCGGGCCTGCTACCAGTCGTCGGTTAGACGACTGGCGACTTCTCGGTGGCAGCCCCACGGAGCCGAAGGAGCACCAGCCCCAACGAAACCAGTACCGCCATCGCCGTGGCGTAACAGATCACGGGCCACGCTGTGTCACCGTTTAAAAGTGCCACCGCCAATGTCCCGACAATGCTGACTATCAGGCTTTGAACGCAGAAGTAGAACGCGACCGCTGATCCCGCGATGTCGTCGAACTCTGCCAAAGCGCCGTTCGCGGTAACGGACACCGTGAAGACAATACCGACCGCGACAACCCACATCGGTAGGATGAAGGTGAGGAATGACGGCGAGCCGTAAAGTTCGCCGATCCCCAACAGGACCGCTCCGCAAACAAGCAACGCCATCCCACGCGCCACGCATCCTGCGATGCCCCATCTGGCGACAAAGGACTTCGCGAAACGGGTTGTCACGATCATTACAAGCCCGACAGTGGCGAAGGCAAAGCTGAATCCGATCTCGGAATATTCCGCTTGGCCTATGAGCACACGGGGAGCCGTCGAGAAGAAGACGAAGAAGGTGCCCATACCGGCGCTAAAGCCGACAGTGTAAACCCAAAAAGCCGGACTCGCGAAGATCGGCAAGACAGATCGGCGCGTCTTGACTTGATCCAGAGGGCGGGTTTCGTGCCACCTGAAACCCGCATTTAGGAGTGCGAGCATCGCCAGTATAGCCAAAGTAATGAATATCGCCTGCCATCCCAAGAACTCGCCGATCAATGCTCCGGCGATAGGGCCGAGCGCAGGCACGAACGCCAGCATCGAACTGAAAAGGCCGTAGATGACGACACCCTCAGGACGGTTGGCATAAACGTCGCGAACCGTCGCGAACGTCGCCACCAGCATGGCCGACGCGCCCACTGCTTGAAGTAGACGGAAAGCGACAAAGGCCGGTGCAGTTGAAGACCAAGCTGCTCCCAGAGACGCAATGACGAAAGCCGTTGCGCCCGCAAGTAGAATTGGCCGTCGCCCGATTCTGTCTGAGAGCGGACCAAAAATCACCTGGCCCACGCCGAGCATCACCATATAGAGGCTCAACGTGAGTTGGATCATAGCGGGCGTCGTGTTCAGGATGCCGGGCATCGCTGGAACGACAGGGAGATAAATATCCATCGCCAGTGAAGCGAGGATGTCGAAAGGAGCCATCAGCAGCAGTGCTGCCGGCAGCGTATAGGCCCACGCGGGGCGTTGTTTTTGTTTATCAGTCATTTATGTGTTTTTCTATTCCATCAATAATTGATTTCCAATCATCAACGTGTAATTCGTGTCCTGTACCTTCAAGGGTGATTAGATTTGAACCTTTTATTTTTTCTTGTAAAAAACCTGCATTCTTATAATGCCAAATTTTGTCGTCTGTTCCGTGGATAATTAAGGTGGGTTGTTTGATTTCGTTTAATCTGTTCCAATATTCTTCACCACCTTGCAATGCAGCGTGATTGAACATACTTATATAATTGTTGGCTCTATTGAACTCAGCTCTTATCAGTTTTTCACTTCTTTGTTTGTCAAATTGTTTCTTGCCACTCATTAATTCTGCACCCTGAATTAAATAGTTTACCACACTGTCTTCATTTGTCCAATTGACTGTACCTGCTTTACTATGGAAATCTAAAATACTCGTGTCCATTTCAGGTATAGTTGGGTCTGAGTCTCCCCAAGGGCCTGATGACATAAGAGTTAAGGAGTTAACTCTGTCGGCAAACTTTATTGATGCTATTTGAGAAATTAGTCCGCCCAAAGAAATCCCCACAAAATGTGCTTTGTCAATCTTGTAGCCATCCAATATTGAAATAGCGTCATTAG from Chryseobacterium suipulveris includes:
- the abc-f gene encoding ribosomal protection-like ABC-F family protein; its protein translation is MLTIQNLSYSHPNKNTLFTNLSMTVNQSDKIALIGNNGVGKSTLLKLIAKDLKPDEGQITSQAKPYYIPQIFGQFNKLTIAQALQVETKLNALHKILSGSVDEKNYSLLNDDWTIEEKCQEALSYWDISDLSLSQKLSELSGGQKTKVFLAGLFIHQPSFVLLDEPSNHLDKSSRDLLYDFVQTSRATFIIVSHDRELLQLLNPIYELNRNEIKVYGGNYEFYKEQKEIEQNALSQDIQSKEKALRKAKEKERKTIERQNRLDSRGKKKQEKAGVARIMMNTLRNNAENSTSKMKSVHTEKIGSVSQELQELRSSLPDIDKMKFGFDNSALHKGKILFTANDLNFSYDTQPLWTENLNFKITSGERIALKGKNGSGKTTLIKLILGNIEPQTGKVYRADNKSVYIDQDYSLIDDKLKVYEQAEQFNTSALQEHEIKIRLNRFLFTKEDWDKSCNALSGGEKMRLMLCCLTINNQSPDIIILDEPTNNLDIQNIEILTRAINEYRGTLIVVSHDETFLEQTNIERTIQL
- the tet(X) gene encoding tetracycline-inactivating monooxygenase Tet(X), with translation MTLLKHKKITIIGAGPVGLTMARLLQQNGVDITVYERDKDQDARIFGGTLDLHRDSGQEAMKRAGLLQTYYDLALPMGVNIVDEKGNILTTKNVRPENRFDNPEINRNDLRTILLNSLQNDTVIWDRKLVTLEPDKEKWILTFEDKSSETADLVIIANGGMSKVRKFVTDTEVEETGTFNIQADIHQPEVNCPGFFQLCNGNRLMAAHQGNLLFANPNNNGALHFGISFKTPDEWKSKTRVDFQDRNSVVDFLLKKFSDWDERYKELIRLTSSFVGLATRIFPLDKSWKSKRPLPITMIGDAAHLMPPFAGQGVNSGLMDALILSDNLTNGKFNSIEEAIENYEQQMFAYGKEAQEESTQNEIEMFKPDFTFQQLLNV
- the estT gene encoding macrolide hydrolase EstT, which codes for MKKKLLWILILGLIIISCKQRKTEMKEKIIKTNGIELCTESFGNKKNPAILLVAGATVSMLYWDTEFCQQLSEKGFFVIRYDNRDVGKSTNYEPGSTPYDIVDLTNDAISILDGYKIDKAHFVGISLGGLISQIASIKFADRVNSLTLMSSGPWGDSDPTIPEMDTSILDFHSKAGTVNWTNEDSVVNYLIQGAELMSGKKQFDKQRSEKLIRAEFNRANNYISMFNHAALQGGEEYWNRLNEIKQPTLIIHGTDDKIWHYKNAGFLQEKIKGSNLITLEGTGHELHVDDWKSIIDGIEKHIND
- the estT gene encoding macrolide hydrolase EstT, with product MKKKLLWILILGLIIISCKQRKTEMKEKIIKTNGIELCTESFGNKKNPAILLVAGATVSMLYWDTEFCQQLSEKGFFVIRYDNRDVGKSTNYEPGSTPYDIVDLTNDAISILDGYKIDKAHFVGISLGGLISQIASIKFADRVNSLTLMSSGPWGDSDPTIPEMDTSILDFHSKAGTVNWTNEDSVVNYLIQGAELMSGKKQFDKQRSEKLIRAEFNRANNYISMFNHAALQGGEEYWNRLNEIKQPTLIIHGTDDKIWHYKNAGFLLEKIKGSNLITLEGTGHELHVDDWKSIIDGIEKHIND
- a CDS encoding IS91-like element ISCR2 family transposase, with the translated sequence MPHVAARTASRDRDTGRYQSHRPEQTLLYQIVDEYYPAFAALMAEQGKELPGYVQREFEEFLQCGRLEHGFLRVRCESCHAEHLVAFSCKRRGFCPSCGARRMAESAALLVDEVLPEQPMRQWVLSFPFQLRFLFASRPEIMGWVLGIVYRVIATHLVKKAGHTHQVAKTGAVTLIQRFGSALNLNVHFHMLFLDGVYVEQSHGSARFRWVKAPTSPELTQLTHTIAHRVGRYLERQGLLERDVENSYLASDAVDDDPMTPLLGHSITYRIAVGSQAGRKVFTLQTLPTSGDPFGDGIGKVAGSSLHAGVAARADERKKLERLCRYISRPAVSEKRLSLTRGGNVRYQLKTPYRDGTTHVIFEPLDFIARLAALVPKPRVNLTRFHGVFAPNSRHRALVTPAKRGRGNKVRVADEPATPAQRRASMTWAQRLKRVFNIDIETCSGCGGAMKVIACIEDPIVIKQILDHLKHKAETSGTRALPESRAPPAELLLGLFD
- the floR gene encoding chloramphenicol/florfenicol efflux MFS transporter FloR; translation: MTDKQKQRPAWAYTLPAALLLMAPFDILASLAMDIYLPVVPAMPGILNTTPAMIQLTLSLYMVMLGVGQVIFGPLSDRIGRRPILLAGATAFVIASLGAAWSSTAPAFVAFRLLQAVGASAMLVATFATVRDVYANRPEGVVIYGLFSSMLAFVPALGPIAGALIGEFLGWQAIFITLAILAMLALLNAGFRWHETRPLDQVKTRRSVLPIFASPAFWVYTVGFSAGMGTFFVFFSTAPRVLIGQAEYSEIGFSFAFATVGLVMIVTTRFAKSFVARWGIAGCVARGMALLVCGAVLLGIGELYGSPSFLTFILPMWVVAVGIVFTVSVTANGALAEFDDIAGSAVAFYFCVQSLIVSIVGTLAVALLNGDTAWPVICYATAMAVLVSLGLVLLRLRGAATEKSPVV
- a CDS encoding LysR family transcriptional regulator codes for the protein MNVGILSGRIPLISLVQFIAVAEHLNFRHAAKALGISQSSVSARVKALEDNLGVLLFERHARGVRLTDAGRHFMERVTAGVDQLDHAVKTAE
- a CDS encoding aminoglycoside phosphotransferase family protein encodes the protein MVETLIKTLQQKYLIKTNTISKQKGGWASLAYKIEDENEHFYFLKVYEKSRKSTSYLTEHIDLYLPIVDWLDNQTLLKGKIIRLIKTQSDDFRCEDENYIYVLFDYIKGETVGEKNLTKEQITQLAEIVSQLHHLKKTPFDLSQISETFDLSFISKLNNWIDKNLDQLKTEIKTVLQPNLSIIKNQINEWYNLSNALKEKDLKYCLCHTDIHHWNLITDKQKLYLLDWEGIKFAPPEADIFSIYQQPYFDLFIKRYYELNPDYQINETVLQYYLTSRKLQDIFEFIEQLQFDELNSEEYKINLNYLKKEVDNIISKPKNTASR